The Streptococcus sanguinis genome contains the following window.
TCAGCAGAATTCCCATCAGAATAATCAGGGCTCCGCCAATTTTCTTCATCAGACTCATATAAGGCTTGATTTTATTAAAATACTGCATAACAAAGCTAGATGCCAAAGCCAAGATTAGGAAAGGCAGGGCCATTCCTAAGGTGTAAATCAAGGTCAGAATGGCTCCCTGGAATGCACCATTCCCACCCGAAGCTGCTAAGGCCAAGACTGAGCTGAGAATCGGACCAATGCAAGGAGTCCAGCCAAAGCTAAAGGTAATACCTAATAAGAATGCAGACCAAAAATGATGTTTCTGACCATTCTTTTTGAAAGTCAAACTCTTTTGAATCTGTAACTGGCGAATATTAATAAGCTCCATCTGGTGCAGACCTAGCAGAATGATGAGACCGCCCATCACATAACGAAAGGTAGTACTGTAAATAATTGTTCCTAGAAAGCCTGCTCCAAAGCCTAGCAAAAAGAAGACCGTTGAGATGCCCGCAATGAAAAACAGTGTTCTAACCATGCCTTGCCAAGCAAGCTCCCGG
Protein-coding sequences here:
- a CDS encoding cytochrome c biogenesis protein CcdA, which translates into the protein MESPLFFVSVFLAGILSFFSPCIFPLLPVYIGILLDDKEVKTLKIFGRELAWQGMVRTLFFIAGISTVFFLLGFGAGFLGTIIYSTTFRYVMGGLIILLGLHQMELINIRQLQIQKSLTFKKNGQKHHFWSAFLLGITFSFGWTPCIGPILSSVLALAASGGNGAFQGAILTLIYTLGMALPFLILALASSFVMQYFNKIKPYMSLMKKIGGALIILMGILLMLGQLNALSGLFG